The Carassius auratus strain Wakin chromosome 5, ASM336829v1, whole genome shotgun sequence genome includes a window with the following:
- the LOC113081670 gene encoding rho guanine nucleotide exchange factor 12-like isoform X6, with protein sequence MSGTQSTLAERFPKKASRTGSILSKDHPPDKKPKSDKASVPSSHEFDPTGLVQRCVIIQRDENGFGLTVSGDNPVFVQLVKEDGAAMRAGVQTGDRIIKVNGTLVTHSNHVEVVKLIKSGSYVALTVLGRPPGLPQIPLSDGEGEEGPLFSLTIPHSPGPIGPDRSSSSPSPSERKQTPLPVWAMTEEQSRNPTTKLLKEIQDAKKHIPQHQEQLSKPTGTGQDGSLSPRPREGEQEDGGRDSDRPPSWQGDAGLEPPWTNNTTTPVTPSPVPESPCQRETPCHSPKTTPRDSLNSCPSPDAEDTPDLDSQSSVGTPTSRPVAHIIGAEDEDFDTEQEQMNGQCSCFQSIDFLKSRPAHLAAFIHHVVSQFDPAPLLCYLYAELYKQTSSKETRRILMDTFFIDKTASLKVTVPESIISDLERTAHSVNVERKRPEPNSEDVHRQYVQQLQDTLLPDIQKNLEDFRHKRSMGLTLAEAELTRLDTERIRDRVALEKERSCAEHIISKIEDVLLTSQATEEDKCSTMQFVILSYMKQLGVKVKHKPKLMNLFPKKKMKKPEKDGNEEKSKKTRFPNVFPQRRPSRIDPSSLSKALEPRQRPTKPQLPLGAGEQADGSSPPVRGSQSSEGPDGTATLVTLPPNSAPAAQGTDSFSRESETGGPPFSALPRLGDGVIPGESQDSSSSNTHFDFSPCTLEHLQEEEAETEKTQETGTPRSDKSRMEPLGSGEVQSEDDQCVEVELETPNWQTLVSRDVLSTLTNHEIKRQEVINELFYTERAHVRMMKVLENVFYQPLIREAILPPADIKNIFSNLEEIVQLHVSLTEQMTAVRKKNETALIDSIGDDLLSWFSGEEEAKIKRAAGTYCSNQPFALELIKSKQKKDQRFNSFILEAESNRHCRRLQLKDIIPVETQRLTKYPLLLENIAKYTEDPEERRKVKQAGECCRNILTHVNQEVKEAENKQRLEDYQRRLDLSSLKQSENPMIAEFKNLDLTKRKMVHEGPLSWKVNKDKTIELYTLLLEDILVLLQRQDEKLILKCHSKNLAGTAETKHIFSPIIKLSTVMVRSVATDNRSFFVISMSDNGAQIYELMAQTVSEQKTWQCLITQRADCMKTKLLNIIPLPQTDGEREAVELMNSGVQKLNKDSEPISLVSIQPPEKDCTEVMPTPPCSTNPFETKSDEEDEEENSLQDQAEDDEAFEAADVTDRLIFLKQRSRLGIAIDEDEAEAFELQPLRADEALRTLATLRQLLINHMSSQEDTDRDGERREQQEDVARTGSQQGSEDSTAISSTVANGSDRAENAQELPSGDTGFFETSEDCVSAGSYMVLEVCGGSGESSTDDEVQGSSGEPVAGGDSGIDLKKLLSSSSQSSRGPNLNRRIMTHIRLLQADLQHLKDTEIKYNQLRQRLSEETATDTEENKDKS encoded by the exons GTTTCCCAAAAAAGCGAGCAG GACAGGAAGTATTCTCAGCAAGGACCATCCCCCAGACAAAAAACCCAAAAGCGACAAGGCGTCAGTCCCCTCCTCGCATGAGTTTGACCCCACAG ggCTTGTGCAGCGTTGTGTTATCATCCAGAGAGATGAGAATGGCTTTGGGCTGACAGTGAGCGGCGATAACCCTGTGTTTGTACAGCTTGTAAAAGAGG ATGGAGCTGCCATGCGAGCTGGTGTTCAGACAGGCGACCGGATCATAAAG GTCAATGGGACATTAGTTACACATTCAAATCATGTAGAAGTTGTAAAGCTAATAAAAT CGGGCTCCTACGTGGCCCTAACCGTGCTGGGGAGACCGCCGGGTTTGCCTCAGATCCCCCTCTCAGACGGCGAGGGGGAGGAGGGGCCTCTCTTCTCGCTCACCATCCCTCACTCCCCGGGGCCCATCGGTCCAGACCGCTCGTCTTCCTCCCCCAGCCCCTCGGAGCGCAAACAGACCCCTCTTCCTGTATGG GCCATGACGGAGGAGCAGAGCAGGAACCCTACAACTAAACTACTGAAGGAAATCCAGGACGCCAAGAAGCACATTCCACAGCACCAGGAGCAGCTCAGCAAGCCCACTGGGACTGGACAG GATGGCTCCTTATCTCCAAGGCCACGAGAAGGAGAGCAGGAGGATGGAGGGCGAGATTCGGATCGGCCTCCTTCCTGGCAGGGTGATGCTGGATTGGAGCCACCATGGACCAACAATACCACAACCCCT GTCACTCCCAGTCCTGTCCCAGAGAGCCCATGCCAAAGAGAGACCCCCTGCCACAGCCCAAAGACCACCCCCCGAGACAGCCTCAACTCCTGTCCTTCACCGGACGCTGAAGACACACCTGACCTT GATTCTCAGTCGAGTGTGGGGACCCCCACCTCTCGTCCGGTAGCACACATCATTGGTGCTGAAGATGAAGACTTTGACACAGAGCAGGAACAG ATGAATGGCCAGTGTAGCTGTTTTCAGAGCATAGACTTTCTGAAGTCTCGGCCTGCTCACCTGGCAGCTTTCATCCATCACGTGGTCTCTCAGTTTGACCCTGCGCCTCTG CTGTGCTACCTCTATGCTGAACTTTACAAACAGACCAGCTCCAAAGAGACACGACGAATCCTCATGGATACCTTCTTCATAGACAAAACAGCT AGCTTGAAAGTAACAGTGCCTGAATCCATCATCTCTGACCTGG aACGTACTGCACACTCAGTAAATGTGGAACGGAAGAGGCCGGAACCAAACTCAGAGGATGTCCACCGACAGTATGTGCAGCAACTGCAGGACACACTTCTGCCTGACATCCAGAAGAACCTAGAAGACTTCAG GCACAAGCGCAGTATGGGTTTGACCCTAGCTGAAGCGGAGCTAACCCGTCTGGATACAGAGAGAATAAGAGACCGTGTGGCTCTGGAAAAAGAGCGATCCTGTGCAGAGCACATCATCTCTAAGATAGAAGATGTACT ATTGACGTCACAGGCCACAGAGGAAGACAAGTG TAGCACCATGCAGTTTGTGATACTGTCGTATATGAAGCAGCTCGGTGTAAAAGTGAAGCACAAGCCCAAGCTAATGAATCTTTTCCCTAAGAAGAAAATG AAGAAGCCTGAGAAAGATGGAAATGAGGAGAAATCGAAGAAAACAAGATTTCCAAATGTTTTTCCTCAGAGAAGGCCGAGCAGGATTGACCCTTCATCAC TCAGCAAGGCTCTGGAGCCGAGGCAGCGACCGACGAAGCCTCAGCTGCCATTGGGCGCTGGAGAGCAGGCAGACGGGTCGTCTCCTCCCGTACGGGGCAGTCAGTCCAGTGAGGGCCCAGATGGCACCGCTACCCTGGTCACGTTACCCCCTAACAGCGCTCCGGCAGCACAGGGCACAGACAGCTTCAGCCGAGAGTCGGAGACTG GTGGACCTCCCTTTTCTGCACTTCCCAGACTGGGAGACGGTGTCATCCCGGGAGAATCGCAGGACTCGTCCTCTTCAAACACTCACTTTGACTTCAGCCCCTGTACACTGGAGCATCTACAGGAGGAGGAAGCTGAGACAGAAAA GACGCAGGAGACCGGCACCCCCAGGTCTGACAAGAG CAGGATGGAGCCGCTGGGCTCTGGAGAGGTGCAGAGCGAAGATGATCAGTGTGTTGAGGTGGAGCTAGAGACTCCTAACTGGCAGACGCTGGTGAGCAGAGACGTCCTGTCCACACTTACCAATCACGAAATCAAGAGACAGGAAGTCATCAACG AGTTGTTCTACACAGAGAGAGCACATGTTCGAATGATGAAGGTTCTGGAAAATGTGTTTTACCAGCCGCTGATCAGAGAGGCCATCCTGCCTCCTGCAGACATCAAAAACATCTTCAGCAACCTTGAGGAGATCGTTCAGCTGCACG TGTCTTTAACGGAACAAATGACTGCAGTTCGGAAGAAAAATGAGACTGCGCTCATTGACTCAATTGGAGATGATCTGCTTTCCTGG TTCAGTGGGGAAGAGGAGGCGAAGATCAAAAGAGCTGCAGGCACGTACTGCAGTAATCAGCCTTTCGCCCTGGAACTCATCAAGAGCAAACAGAAGAAAGACCAGCGCTTCAACTCCTTCATACTG GAGGCGGAGAGTAACCGTCATTGTCGCAGGCTGCAGCTGAAGGACATTATTCCTGTGGAGACTCAAAGACTCACAAAGTATCCCCTGCTCCTGGAAAACATCGCCAAATACACAG AGGATCCTGAGGAGAGAAGGAAAGTGAAACAGGCTGGCGAATGCTGCCGAAATATTCTGACTCACGTCAACCAGGAGGTGAAGGAAGCTGAGAACAAACAG AGGCTGGAGGACTACCAGAGACGACTGGACCTGTCCTCACTGAAACAGAGCGAGAACCCCATGATCGCCGAGTTTAAG AACCTGGACTTGACTAAGAGGAAGATGGTGCATGAGGGACCGCTGTCCTGGAAGGTCAACAAAGACAAAACGATTG AGCTGTACACATTGCTGCTGGAGGATATATTGGTGCTACTTCAAAGACAAGATGAGAAGCTAATCTTAAAATGCCACAGTAAGAATCTGGCGGGCACCGCTGAGACCAAACACATCTTCAGCCCCATCATCAAACTCAGCACTGTGATGGTGCGCTCCGTCGCCACCG ACAACAGGTCATTCTTTGTGATCTCTATGTCTGATAATGGAGCCCAGATCTATGAACTAATGGCCCAGACTGTGTCTGAGCAAAAGAC GTGGCAGTGTCTGATAACACAAAGAGCAGATTGCATGAAGACCAAACTACTCAACATCATTCCACTGCCTCAGACTGA TGGGGAACGGGAAGCGGTCGAGTTGATGAACTCTGGTGTTCAGAAACTAAACAAAGACTCTGAGCCTATTTCTTTAGTGAGCATTCAGCCTCCAG AAAAAGATTGCACTGAGGTCATGCCGACCCCACCATGTAGCACCAACCCATTTGAGACCAAATctgatgaggaggatgaagaagaaAATTCACTACAGGATCAAGCTGAGGATGATGAAGCGTTCGAGGCGGCCGATGTGACCGATCGACTGATATTCCTGAAGCAGCGCTCGAGGCTGGGCATCGCCATAGACGAGGACGAGGCCGAGGCCTTTGAGCTCCAGCCACTCCGAGCTGACGAAGCTCTCAGAACAC tggcaACTTTGAGGCAGCTCCTGATCAACCATATGTCCAGTCAGgaggacacagacagagatggtgAAAGACGAGAGCAGCAGGAAGATGTGGCTAGGACTGGCTCTCAGCAGGGATCAGAGGACAGCACTGCGATCAGCTCCACTGTTGCGAACGGCTCAGACAGGGCAGAGAACGCACAGGAACTGCCCTCCGGAGACACAGGCTTCTTTGAGACCTCTGAGGATTGTG TCTCCGCAGGCAGTTACATGGTGCTGGAGGTGTGTGGCGGCTCAGGCGAGAGCAGCACAGATGATGAGGTGCAGGGCAGCAGCGGGGAGCCAGTGGCCGGGGGAGACTCAGGCATTGACTTGAAGAAGCTCCTGTCTTCCTCCTCTCAGAGCAGCAGAGGACCAAACCTCAACAGACGGATCATGACACACATACGTCTACTACAGGCCGACCTGCAGCATCTGAAG GATACAGAAATCAAGTATAATCAGCTACGCCAAAGGCTATCAGAGGAAACCGCTACTGACACAGAGGAAAACAAAG ATAAAAGTTAG
- the LOC113081670 gene encoding rho guanine nucleotide exchange factor 12-like isoform X4, whose amino-acid sequence MRWLLRFPKKASRTGSILSKDHPPDKKPKSDKASVPSSHEFDPTELPVQSVVSDRRPESCGLVQRCVIIQRDENGFGLTVSGDNPVFVQLVKEDGAAMRAGVQTGDRIIKVNGTLVTHSNHVEVVKLIKSGSYVALTVLGRPPGLPQIPLSDGEGEEGPLFSLTIPHSPGPIGPDRSSSSPSPSERKQTPLPVWAMTEEQSRNPTTKLLKEIQDAKKHIPQHQEQLSKPTGTGQDGSLSPRPREGEQEDGGRDSDRPPSWQGDAGLEPPWTNNTTTPVTPSPVPESPCQRETPCHSPKTTPRDSLNSCPSPDAEDTPDLDSQSSVGTPTSRPVAHIIGAEDEDFDTEQEQMNGQCSCFQSIDFLKSRPAHLAAFIHHVVSQFDPAPLLCYLYAELYKQTSSKETRRILMDTFFIDKTASLKVTVPESIISDLERTAHSVNVERKRPEPNSEDVHRQYVQQLQDTLLPDIQKNLEDFRHKRSMGLTLAEAELTRLDTERIRDRVALEKERSCAEHIISKIEDVLLTSQATEEDKCSTMQFVILSYMKQLGVKVKHKPKLMNLFPKKKMKKPEKDGNEEKSKKTRFPNVFPQRRPSRIDPSSLSKALEPRQRPTKPQLPLGAGEQADGSSPPVRGSQSSEGPDGTATLVTLPPNSAPAAQGTDSFSRESETGGPPFSALPRLGDGVIPGESQDSSSSNTHFDFSPCTLEHLQEEEAETEKTQETGTPRSDKSRMEPLGSGEVQSEDDQCVEVELETPNWQTLVSRDVLSTLTNHEIKRQEVINELFYTERAHVRMMKVLENVFYQPLIREAILPPADIKNIFSNLEEIVQLHVSLTEQMTAVRKKNETALIDSIGDDLLSWFSGEEEAKIKRAAGTYCSNQPFALELIKSKQKKDQRFNSFILEAESNRHCRRLQLKDIIPVETQRLTKYPLLLENIAKYTEDPEERRKVKQAGECCRNILTHVNQEVKEAENKQRLEDYQRRLDLSSLKQSENPMIAEFKNLDLTKRKMVHEGPLSWKVNKDKTIELYTLLLEDILVLLQRQDEKLILKCHSKNLAGTAETKHIFSPIIKLSTVMVRSVATDNRSFFVISMSDNGAQIYELMAQTVSEQKTWQCLITQRADCMKTKLLNIIPLPQTDGEREAVELMNSGVQKLNKDSEPISLVSIQPPEKDCTEVMPTPPCSTNPFETKSDEEDEEENSLQDQAEDDEAFEAADVTDRLIFLKQRSRLGIAIDEDEAEAFELQPLRADEALRTLATLRQLLINHMSSQEDTDRDGERREQQEDVARTGSQQGSEDSTAISSTVANGSDRAENAQELPSGDTGFFETSEDCVSAGSYMVLEVCGGSGESSTDDEVQGSSGEPVAGGDSGIDLKKLLSSSSQSSRGPNLNRRIMTHIRLLQADLQHLKDTEIKYNQLRQRLSEETATDTEENKDKS is encoded by the exons GTTTCCCAAAAAAGCGAGCAG GACAGGAAGTATTCTCAGCAAGGACCATCCCCCAGACAAAAAACCCAAAAGCGACAAGGCGTCAGTCCCCTCCTCGCATGAGTTTGACCCCACAG AACTGCCTGTTCAAAGTGTAGTATCCGACAGAAGGCCAGAGTCCTGCG ggCTTGTGCAGCGTTGTGTTATCATCCAGAGAGATGAGAATGGCTTTGGGCTGACAGTGAGCGGCGATAACCCTGTGTTTGTACAGCTTGTAAAAGAGG ATGGAGCTGCCATGCGAGCTGGTGTTCAGACAGGCGACCGGATCATAAAG GTCAATGGGACATTAGTTACACATTCAAATCATGTAGAAGTTGTAAAGCTAATAAAAT CGGGCTCCTACGTGGCCCTAACCGTGCTGGGGAGACCGCCGGGTTTGCCTCAGATCCCCCTCTCAGACGGCGAGGGGGAGGAGGGGCCTCTCTTCTCGCTCACCATCCCTCACTCCCCGGGGCCCATCGGTCCAGACCGCTCGTCTTCCTCCCCCAGCCCCTCGGAGCGCAAACAGACCCCTCTTCCTGTATGG GCCATGACGGAGGAGCAGAGCAGGAACCCTACAACTAAACTACTGAAGGAAATCCAGGACGCCAAGAAGCACATTCCACAGCACCAGGAGCAGCTCAGCAAGCCCACTGGGACTGGACAG GATGGCTCCTTATCTCCAAGGCCACGAGAAGGAGAGCAGGAGGATGGAGGGCGAGATTCGGATCGGCCTCCTTCCTGGCAGGGTGATGCTGGATTGGAGCCACCATGGACCAACAATACCACAACCCCT GTCACTCCCAGTCCTGTCCCAGAGAGCCCATGCCAAAGAGAGACCCCCTGCCACAGCCCAAAGACCACCCCCCGAGACAGCCTCAACTCCTGTCCTTCACCGGACGCTGAAGACACACCTGACCTT GATTCTCAGTCGAGTGTGGGGACCCCCACCTCTCGTCCGGTAGCACACATCATTGGTGCTGAAGATGAAGACTTTGACACAGAGCAGGAACAG ATGAATGGCCAGTGTAGCTGTTTTCAGAGCATAGACTTTCTGAAGTCTCGGCCTGCTCACCTGGCAGCTTTCATCCATCACGTGGTCTCTCAGTTTGACCCTGCGCCTCTG CTGTGCTACCTCTATGCTGAACTTTACAAACAGACCAGCTCCAAAGAGACACGACGAATCCTCATGGATACCTTCTTCATAGACAAAACAGCT AGCTTGAAAGTAACAGTGCCTGAATCCATCATCTCTGACCTGG aACGTACTGCACACTCAGTAAATGTGGAACGGAAGAGGCCGGAACCAAACTCAGAGGATGTCCACCGACAGTATGTGCAGCAACTGCAGGACACACTTCTGCCTGACATCCAGAAGAACCTAGAAGACTTCAG GCACAAGCGCAGTATGGGTTTGACCCTAGCTGAAGCGGAGCTAACCCGTCTGGATACAGAGAGAATAAGAGACCGTGTGGCTCTGGAAAAAGAGCGATCCTGTGCAGAGCACATCATCTCTAAGATAGAAGATGTACT ATTGACGTCACAGGCCACAGAGGAAGACAAGTG TAGCACCATGCAGTTTGTGATACTGTCGTATATGAAGCAGCTCGGTGTAAAAGTGAAGCACAAGCCCAAGCTAATGAATCTTTTCCCTAAGAAGAAAATG AAGAAGCCTGAGAAAGATGGAAATGAGGAGAAATCGAAGAAAACAAGATTTCCAAATGTTTTTCCTCAGAGAAGGCCGAGCAGGATTGACCCTTCATCAC TCAGCAAGGCTCTGGAGCCGAGGCAGCGACCGACGAAGCCTCAGCTGCCATTGGGCGCTGGAGAGCAGGCAGACGGGTCGTCTCCTCCCGTACGGGGCAGTCAGTCCAGTGAGGGCCCAGATGGCACCGCTACCCTGGTCACGTTACCCCCTAACAGCGCTCCGGCAGCACAGGGCACAGACAGCTTCAGCCGAGAGTCGGAGACTG GTGGACCTCCCTTTTCTGCACTTCCCAGACTGGGAGACGGTGTCATCCCGGGAGAATCGCAGGACTCGTCCTCTTCAAACACTCACTTTGACTTCAGCCCCTGTACACTGGAGCATCTACAGGAGGAGGAAGCTGAGACAGAAAA GACGCAGGAGACCGGCACCCCCAGGTCTGACAAGAG CAGGATGGAGCCGCTGGGCTCTGGAGAGGTGCAGAGCGAAGATGATCAGTGTGTTGAGGTGGAGCTAGAGACTCCTAACTGGCAGACGCTGGTGAGCAGAGACGTCCTGTCCACACTTACCAATCACGAAATCAAGAGACAGGAAGTCATCAACG AGTTGTTCTACACAGAGAGAGCACATGTTCGAATGATGAAGGTTCTGGAAAATGTGTTTTACCAGCCGCTGATCAGAGAGGCCATCCTGCCTCCTGCAGACATCAAAAACATCTTCAGCAACCTTGAGGAGATCGTTCAGCTGCACG TGTCTTTAACGGAACAAATGACTGCAGTTCGGAAGAAAAATGAGACTGCGCTCATTGACTCAATTGGAGATGATCTGCTTTCCTGG TTCAGTGGGGAAGAGGAGGCGAAGATCAAAAGAGCTGCAGGCACGTACTGCAGTAATCAGCCTTTCGCCCTGGAACTCATCAAGAGCAAACAGAAGAAAGACCAGCGCTTCAACTCCTTCATACTG GAGGCGGAGAGTAACCGTCATTGTCGCAGGCTGCAGCTGAAGGACATTATTCCTGTGGAGACTCAAAGACTCACAAAGTATCCCCTGCTCCTGGAAAACATCGCCAAATACACAG AGGATCCTGAGGAGAGAAGGAAAGTGAAACAGGCTGGCGAATGCTGCCGAAATATTCTGACTCACGTCAACCAGGAGGTGAAGGAAGCTGAGAACAAACAG AGGCTGGAGGACTACCAGAGACGACTGGACCTGTCCTCACTGAAACAGAGCGAGAACCCCATGATCGCCGAGTTTAAG AACCTGGACTTGACTAAGAGGAAGATGGTGCATGAGGGACCGCTGTCCTGGAAGGTCAACAAAGACAAAACGATTG AGCTGTACACATTGCTGCTGGAGGATATATTGGTGCTACTTCAAAGACAAGATGAGAAGCTAATCTTAAAATGCCACAGTAAGAATCTGGCGGGCACCGCTGAGACCAAACACATCTTCAGCCCCATCATCAAACTCAGCACTGTGATGGTGCGCTCCGTCGCCACCG ACAACAGGTCATTCTTTGTGATCTCTATGTCTGATAATGGAGCCCAGATCTATGAACTAATGGCCCAGACTGTGTCTGAGCAAAAGAC GTGGCAGTGTCTGATAACACAAAGAGCAGATTGCATGAAGACCAAACTACTCAACATCATTCCACTGCCTCAGACTGA TGGGGAACGGGAAGCGGTCGAGTTGATGAACTCTGGTGTTCAGAAACTAAACAAAGACTCTGAGCCTATTTCTTTAGTGAGCATTCAGCCTCCAG AAAAAGATTGCACTGAGGTCATGCCGACCCCACCATGTAGCACCAACCCATTTGAGACCAAATctgatgaggaggatgaagaagaaAATTCACTACAGGATCAAGCTGAGGATGATGAAGCGTTCGAGGCGGCCGATGTGACCGATCGACTGATATTCCTGAAGCAGCGCTCGAGGCTGGGCATCGCCATAGACGAGGACGAGGCCGAGGCCTTTGAGCTCCAGCCACTCCGAGCTGACGAAGCTCTCAGAACAC tggcaACTTTGAGGCAGCTCCTGATCAACCATATGTCCAGTCAGgaggacacagacagagatggtgAAAGACGAGAGCAGCAGGAAGATGTGGCTAGGACTGGCTCTCAGCAGGGATCAGAGGACAGCACTGCGATCAGCTCCACTGTTGCGAACGGCTCAGACAGGGCAGAGAACGCACAGGAACTGCCCTCCGGAGACACAGGCTTCTTTGAGACCTCTGAGGATTGTG TCTCCGCAGGCAGTTACATGGTGCTGGAGGTGTGTGGCGGCTCAGGCGAGAGCAGCACAGATGATGAGGTGCAGGGCAGCAGCGGGGAGCCAGTGGCCGGGGGAGACTCAGGCATTGACTTGAAGAAGCTCCTGTCTTCCTCCTCTCAGAGCAGCAGAGGACCAAACCTCAACAGACGGATCATGACACACATACGTCTACTACAGGCCGACCTGCAGCATCTGAAG GATACAGAAATCAAGTATAATCAGCTACGCCAAAGGCTATCAGAGGAAACCGCTACTGACACAGAGGAAAACAAAG ATAAAAGTTAG